The sequence below is a genomic window from Acetivibrio clariflavus DSM 19732.
TGTTTCTCAATTCAGTATTAATTTTAAACCGGTAAAATTCAAATTAATACTGGAATTTTATAACGTAAAGGAATGCTATCCTCTAATTTCAATCCAATGCCATAATATGGCGTTATGGATTTTCATACCGAATTATTAGCAATAATTATACTAAATAAAATATTGCAATACAACATAATTTTTAATTTTTATAGATATCTCACAAAATTTTACACCAATTTAAATTTTAATTTATTTATAATTACACAGGCATTGGTTTATTAATTAAGGATACTGTAGAAGGTTTCCACAAGAACGGCTGGTACTTGTTTTAAAAATTTAAGCATTTTTACATATCATCAGATGATGAAATCTTATTTGCAAATCCTTCGATAAACTCAGAAATGATATCTACAGCCTCTTCATCTGCGCTCTTTTCCAAATTGTTATCTTTATTGTCATAAGCAACAGATATTTCCTCAGCAGCATCAAGTACCTTGTCCAGTTCTTCCTCATATTTTTTAAGAACTCTTGTAATATCCTGCTTTAGCGATTTAATTTCTTGTTTAATATCTACCAATTTTTCCCTTTCTTTTTCAGTTAAAGCGGAAAGTTTCTTTCTTTCTTCCACAGATTGATTCTTTGCTTCCTCAATTATTGCTTCAGCTTTTTCCTGAGCTTTTATAAGAACATCAGCAATTTTTGCCCTGTCCTCACTTGCCCGTTCTGTCTTTCTGGCAATATCTTCGTATTTAATGCGAAATTCCCTGCACTGATTTTTCAATTCTGCAATTTCATTTTCTTTATCCTTAAGTTTATCATCAAATTCTCTAAGAATTTTTTCAATGTAAGAATTAACATCTGATTTCTTAAAACCAAAAAGAGACGTTCCAAATCTTTTTTCTCCAGCCATTTTGGTTTCCTCCTATTTTTTTATAAAAAAATTATTAAGGTTTGTAAAATGACAACCTTATAATTCTCAATTTATATATTCAATATTATTTATCAAATTCCTCCTTTTTTCAAAAAAAACATACAGGTCTAAACAAAACAAAACTGCATTACGGTTTTTTATTTTATTATAACCGAAAGCAGTTTCATTTTTCAAATATGTTTAATGGTCAGATTTCCGATATCACAAACATAATCAGTCTATATGCTTGTCTAACAGAGAAATCAGTTCGGATTTAGATCTTGCCCC
It includes:
- a CDS encoding membrane protein, whose protein sequence is MAGEKRFGTSLFGFKKSDVNSYIEKILREFDDKLKDKENEIAELKNQCREFRIKYEDIARKTERASEDRAKIADVLIKAQEKAEAIIEEAKNQSVEERKKLSALTEKEREKLVDIKQEIKSLKQDITRVLKKYEEELDKVLDAAEEISVAYDNKDNNLEKSADEEAVDIISEFIEGFANKISSSDDM